In the genome of Gadus morhua chromosome 12, gadMor3.0, whole genome shotgun sequence, one region contains:
- the igfbp1a gene encoding insulin-like growth factor-binding protein 1a, producing MSGLYVKHVAVAALCSLLASVSLGSPVVGPEPIRCAPCTPDRLSQCPVVAPGCEELLREPGCGCCLACALKSGELCGIYTSPCGSGFKCTPRPGDPRPLHSLTRGQAVCTANAEPAQSPEPQGTQDQAEHAEMDNTATSSDTGPSHQLPGYSKPYDPRASADAQESMKAKLNSIRRKLVEQGPCHVDLQRALETIAISQQKLGDKMNRFYLPNCDKQGLFKTKQCESSLDGQRGRCWCVSSGNGKKILGSSDVPEDEECP from the exons ATGAGTGGATTATATGTAAAACACGTCGCTGTGGCAGCGCTGTGCTCCCTCCTGGCGTCAGTGTCGCTGGGGTCCCCGGTGGTGGGGCCAGAGCCGATCCGATGCGCCCCCTGCACTCCGGACAGGCTGAGCCAATGTCCAGTAGTGGCGCCTGGTTGTGAAGAATTGCTGCGGGAACCCGGCTGCGGCTGTTGTCTTGCATGCGCCCTAAAATCTGGAGAATTGTGCGGGATCTACACGTCACCATGCGGCTCTGGTTTTAAGTGCACCCCGAGACCCGGCGACCCCCGACCGCTGCACTCCCTAACCCGCGGACAAGCGGTCTGCACGGCGAACGCCGAACCCGCACAGAGCCCTGAACCCCAAGGCACCCAAG ACCAAGCAGAGCACGCGGAGATGGATAACACGGCCACCAGCTCCGACACCGGCCCTAGTCACCAACTCCCGGGGTACAGCAAGCCGTACGACCCGCGGGCCTCCGCCGACGCGCAGGAGAGCATGAAAGCCAAATTGAACTCCATACGAAGAAAACTTGTTGAGCAG GGGCCTTGTCACGTTGATCTGCAGAGAGCTCTGGAAACGATCGCCATATCCCAGCAGAAATTAGGAGATAAGATGAACAGATTCTACCTCCCTAACTGTGACAAGCAAGGTCTCTTCAAAACCAAACAG tGTGAGTCCTCCCTGGATGGACAGAGAGGTCGCTGCTGGTGTGTGTCTTCCGGGAACGGGAAGAAGATCCTGGGGTCGAGCGACGTGCCCGAAGACGAAGAGTGTCCCTAA
- the LOC115556122 gene encoding insulin-like growth factor-binding protein 3 isoform X1, giving the protein MPALCVLYLAALLGAFVRLAESAGPVVRCEPCDAGALLQCKPLPKDCVERVREPGCGCCMTCALGEGQACGVYTGRCGSGLTCQHQPGESRPLQALLEGRGVCSSAATRKLSSSILIPPIKPENVRGHGHQGHANVTMTMPVLPGASVSLDGGHSKGSPHTKPGGGRKSQSHKVETVSGGANTDIHNFSLESKRETEYGPCRREMESILNSLKISNVLNPRGFRIPNCDKKGFYKKKQCRPSKGRKRGYCCSTRWTQRRQQTQTSGGGPRGGAVQEELLDRKLKDFLSNALPHPV; this is encoded by the exons ATGCCCGCTCTCTGCGTGCTTTATCTCGCCGCTCTCCTGGGTGCGTTCGTCCGGCTCGCCGAGAGCGCGGGGCCGGTGGTCCGATGCGAGCCGTGCGACGCCGGGGCGCTCCTGCAGTGCAAGCCCCTACCGAAAGACTGCGTGGAGAGGGTGCGGGAGCCCGGTTGCGGCTGCTGCATGACGTGCGCCCTCGGCGAGGGACAAGCGTGTGGAGTGTACACTGGACGCTGCGGCTCCGGCTTGACCTGCCAGCACCAGCCTGGGGAGAGCCGGCCGCTCCAAGCCCTGCTGGAGGGTCGCGGAGTGTGCTCCAGCGCGGCAACTAGAAAActcagcagcagcattctgatcCCCCCGATCAAACCAG AGAATGTCAGGGGTCATGGACACCAGGGCCATGCTAACGTAACCATGACAATGCCGGTGTTGCCAGGGGCTTCTGTGAGCCTGGACGGCGGGCACAGCAAGGGGTCGCCGCACACCAAGCCCGGAGGAGGCAGGAAGAGCCAGAGCCACAAGGTGGAGACGGTCTCGGGCGGAGCCAACACCGATATCCATAACTTCTCCctggagagcaagagggagacgGAGTAT GGGCCATgtaggagggagatggagagcatCCTGAACAGCCTGAAGATCTCCAACGTGCTGAATCCCAGGGGCTTCCGCATACCCAACTGTGACAAAAAGGGCTTCTACAAGAAGAAACAG TGTCGTCCATCCAAAGGCAGGAAGCGGGGTTACTGCTG CTCCACGCGGTGGACGCAGCGCCGACAACAGACTCAGACAAGCGGCGGGGGGCCCCGAGGAGGAGCTGTCCAGGAGGAGCTCCTGGACAGGAAGCTGAAGGACTTCCTGTCCAATGCTCTCCCACATCCTGTGTAA
- the LOC115556122 gene encoding insulin-like growth factor-binding protein 3 isoform X2, which translates to MPALCVLYLAALLGAFVRLAESAGPVVRCEPCDAGALLQCKPLPKDCVERVREPGCGCCMTCALGEGQACGVYTGRCGSGLTCQHQPGESRPLQALLEGRGVCSSAATRKLSSSILIPPIKPGASVSLDGGHSKGSPHTKPGGGRKSQSHKVETVSGGANTDIHNFSLESKRETEYGPCRREMESILNSLKISNVLNPRGFRIPNCDKKGFYKKKQCRPSKGRKRGYCCSTRWTQRRQQTQTSGGGPRGGAVQEELLDRKLKDFLSNALPHPV; encoded by the exons ATGCCCGCTCTCTGCGTGCTTTATCTCGCCGCTCTCCTGGGTGCGTTCGTCCGGCTCGCCGAGAGCGCGGGGCCGGTGGTCCGATGCGAGCCGTGCGACGCCGGGGCGCTCCTGCAGTGCAAGCCCCTACCGAAAGACTGCGTGGAGAGGGTGCGGGAGCCCGGTTGCGGCTGCTGCATGACGTGCGCCCTCGGCGAGGGACAAGCGTGTGGAGTGTACACTGGACGCTGCGGCTCCGGCTTGACCTGCCAGCACCAGCCTGGGGAGAGCCGGCCGCTCCAAGCCCTGCTGGAGGGTCGCGGAGTGTGCTCCAGCGCGGCAACTAGAAAActcagcagcagcattctgatcCCCCCGATCAAACCAG GGGCTTCTGTGAGCCTGGACGGCGGGCACAGCAAGGGGTCGCCGCACACCAAGCCCGGAGGAGGCAGGAAGAGCCAGAGCCACAAGGTGGAGACGGTCTCGGGCGGAGCCAACACCGATATCCATAACTTCTCCctggagagcaagagggagacgGAGTAT GGGCCATgtaggagggagatggagagcatCCTGAACAGCCTGAAGATCTCCAACGTGCTGAATCCCAGGGGCTTCCGCATACCCAACTGTGACAAAAAGGGCTTCTACAAGAAGAAACAG TGTCGTCCATCCAAAGGCAGGAAGCGGGGTTACTGCTG CTCCACGCGGTGGACGCAGCGCCGACAACAGACTCAGACAAGCGGCGGGGGGCCCCGAGGAGGAGCTGTCCAGGAGGAGCTCCTGGACAGGAAGCTGAAGGACTTCCTGTCCAATGCTCTCCCACATCCTGTGTAA